DNA sequence from the Lentimicrobiaceae bacterium genome:
ACGCAAGACCCGGAAATTTAACACTGCCCTGAAATCCTCCCATACTGCTGATATTTACTATGTGAGATGCACTTCGTAACAATGGAAGCATGGCGATAGTCATTAAAAATGCCCCTTTCACATTCACTCCAAACGTAACATCAAAATCGGCTCCGGTACATTGTTCCACCGGTTTGTTGATGAGTGTTCCGGAATTGTTGATAAGAATATCAATATGGCTGACTTTCCCGGAAACGTTTTTGAAAAAAGTAGTATAATCGCCTGATGCCACATCAAAAACAAGGGGAATCACCGTAGCATCTGAATTCAGCAGCCTGCATTCTTCTGTAAGCCGGCTGAGGTGTTCGCTGTTGCGCGAAACGGCAATGATGGTATGATTTTGATGGCGAATAAATTCTACTACCGTTTGGTACCCAATTCCTTTCCCCGCTCCAGTGATTAAAATATTCATTTGTAAAAATTTTAGTTAAAAAATAGTTTTACAGGTAATCTGCCGGATTTTCATTAACTTTTACAAAAGGCTCTATTGCCCGGTTGTAAATTCCATGGATGTAAGCAATAGCCATTCCGTAGTTTGTAACCGGGATACCTGCGTCAACTGCTGGCTTCAGCCGGTTTATAATCTGCTTTCGGGTAAGCACACAGCCACCGCACTGGATTACCATTGCATAATCATGAATAGGACGAGGCAACGCACTCAAACCGGCAACCACCTCGAACTCGAGTTTCTTCCCCGAAAAATTACTCAGCCAGCGGGGAATTTTCATCCTGCCGATGTCGTCGCACGAAACATGATGGGTACAGGATTCAAGGATGAGAATACGGTTACCGTCTTTCAATTGCGAAAGGCGGGGTGTTCCTTTCAGGTAATTGGAGAAATCGCCTTTGTGCCTTGCAAGAACTATGCTGAAACTCGTTAGCGGAATGTTGCGCGGAATTGAAGCATCAGCTTTCAGAAACACCTGGCTATCGGTGATCACCAATGCCGGTTGGGGTTGCAGCCTCTTAAGGTAAGTATCTACCTCCCGTTCTTTCACCACCACGGCTATACAGTCATTGTCGAGAATATCGCGTATCACCTGCACCTGTGGCAGTATCAGCCTGCCTTCAGGGGCTTCTATGTCAATAGGCGTGATAAGAAGTACCGTATCTCCATATTGTAATACATCACCGATAAGCGAACGGGAGTGGTAAGCCGATTCAGGCATAAAATCCCGGATACTTTGTACCAGTAATTCCTTATTCACAGGCGAAAGTGCCGAAAATGCAATAACCCGTGTATTGTATCCTTCTTCAATTTGTTTGCAAAAAGCATCGCTGCAGGCTTCCCTGTCCGACTTGCTGTGTACAACGATAAAAGGAACGGCAAACCCGGCAAATTGTTTTACCAACTGCCTTTCTTCTTCACCAAACTGGTTATTATTGACAACAAGGATAGCCAAATCTATTGTTTTCAACGCTTCCAGCGTTTTTGCCACCCGCTTCTTGCCCAGTTCCCCGGAATCGTCAATGCCTGCCGTGTCAACCAGTACAACAGGACCTAAGCCGGTTATTTCCATAGATTTTTTAACCGGATCGGTAGTAGTTCCGGCAACATCCGAAACAATGGCAATTTCCTGACCTGCCAAATTATTGATTAACGAACTTTTGCCAAAGTTCCTTCTTCCGAAAATCCCGATGTGGGGTTTGTTTTCTTTTCCTTTTATCATCGCTTTACAATGTTGAGCCAAAGTTACAATATTTATGAACCGAGCATGTTCATTAAACACAAACACGGATAAAAATCTCATATGCGAGTTCCATCCGACCTTAATCTATAATTAATAACACATGAAATAACAAAGTATCCAGGTGAAAGTTAAGGTTGAGATTAAAAATAAGATGCTATCACTCATTAAAAATTAAGCGTTAAAAAATAATAATTTCAGTATTTTTGCCTTCGCTAAAACTGTTAATATGAAGACGATTGTAAAATTTACATTCCTTTTCTCCGTAGTAATCATTCTGATGGCTTCCTGCAAACCGGGAGCAAAGCAGGACAAATCCTCCCGGGGAATAATCAAAAGTACTGATACCGTTACTATTTCCGATACAACGAAAAAAAATCTGCCCAAAAACGACTATATGACGCTGGCGGTGTTGTACCAGCAAAAATCGGGTGAATGGCGTGCACTATCGTACCAGGCTTTTACCCTTGCCCGTCTCGTACTCGAAAAAGATCTTGCAGATAAAAATATCAACCAGCACCGCTGCGTGGTAGTGGATATTGATGAAACCGTGCTCGACAACAGCCCTTACCAGGCAGAGTGCATACTTACACAAACGGCATACAACACCCAAACATGGA
Encoded proteins:
- a CDS encoding SDR family oxidoreductase, whose amino-acid sequence is MNILITGAGKGIGYQTVVEFIRHQNHTIIAVSRNSEHLSRLTEECRLLNSDATVIPLVFDVASGDYTTFFKNVSGKVSHIDILINNSGTLINKPVEQCTGADFDVTFGVNVKGAFLMTIAMLPLLRSASHIVNISSMGGFQGSVKFPGLALYSASKGALAILTECLALEMGSRDIKVNCLALGSVQTEMFTSAFPGYKAPLTAGEMGVFISDFALNGHRYFNGRILPVTISTP
- the hydF gene encoding [FeFe] hydrogenase H-cluster maturation GTPase HydF; its protein translation is MAQHCKAMIKGKENKPHIGIFGRRNFGKSSLINNLAGQEIAIVSDVAGTTTDPVKKSMEITGLGPVVLVDTAGIDDSGELGKKRVAKTLEALKTIDLAILVVNNNQFGEEERQLVKQFAGFAVPFIVVHSKSDREACSDAFCKQIEEGYNTRVIAFSALSPVNKELLVQSIRDFMPESAYHSRSLIGDVLQYGDTVLLITPIDIEAPEGRLILPQVQVIRDILDNDCIAVVVKEREVDTYLKRLQPQPALVITDSQVFLKADASIPRNIPLTSFSIVLARHKGDFSNYLKGTPRLSQLKDGNRILILESCTHHVSCDDIGRMKIPRWLSNFSGKKLEFEVVAGLSALPRPIHDYAMVIQCGGCVLTRKQIINRLKPAVDAGIPVTNYGMAIAYIHGIYNRAIEPFVKVNENPADYL